The region AGTAAAGAACCCTGCCCTTCCGGGCAGGGCTTTTTAAACCAGGAGGACTCTCTCTCCTCCGCTACGCTACGGGCTGCCATTCATCCCCGCTCTTCCGAGCGGGGCATTCTTGGCAGGTTTCGTAAAGATTGGCATAGTCTTGCAGTGGTCGAGCGCCGGGAATCTGTTTGTTCCGCCGCTTGTCCTGAACCTCCTCCATGGCCACAGATGTATGCGACACGCAAGCAGCCTGACGGTTAGACAAAATGCCAT is a window of Nitrospirota bacterium DNA encoding:
- a CDS encoding DarT ssDNA thymidine ADP-ribosyltransferase family protein, whose translation is MNRADIAELHYITPIENVSSILEHGILSNRQAACVSHTSVAMEEVQDKRRNKQIPGARPLQDYANLYETCQECPARKSGDEWQPVA